One Erinaceus europaeus chromosome 5, mEriEur2.1, whole genome shotgun sequence genomic window carries:
- the CDX2 gene encoding homeobox protein CDX-2 isoform X1, with translation MYVSYLLDKDVSMYPSSVRHSGGLNLAPQNFVSPPQYPDYGGYHVAAAAAAAANLDSAQFPGPSWPAAYGAPLREDWNGYAPGGAAAAANAVAHGLNGGSPATAMGYGSPADYHPHHHAHHHPHHPAAAPSCASGLLQTLNPGPPGPAATAAAEQLSPGGQRRSLCEWMRKPAQQSLGSQVKTRTKDKYRVVYTDHQRLELEKEFHYSRYITIRRKAELAATLGLSERQVKIWFQNRRAKERKINKKKLQQQQQQQQQPPPPAPQPPQPQSGPLRSVPEPLSPVSSLQGSVTGSVPGVMGHTGGVLNSTVTQ, from the exons ATGTAcgtgagctacctcctggacaAGGACGTGAGCATGTACCCGAGCTCCGTGCGCCACTCCGGCGGCCTCAACCTGGCGCCCCAGAACTTCGTGAGCCCCCCGCAGTACCCGGACTACGGCGGCTACCatgtggcggcggcggcggcggcggccgcgaACTTGGACAGCGCGCAGTTCCCCGGGCCGTCCTGGCCCGCCGCCTATGGCGCCCCGCTCCGGGAGGACTGGAACGGCTACGCGCCCGGGGGCGCAGCGGCCGCCGCCAACGCCGTGGCGCACGGGCTCAACGGCGGCTCCCCGGCTACTGCGATGGGCTATGGCAGCCCCGCCGACTACCACCCGCACCACCACgcgcaccaccacccacaccaccCGGCCGCCGCACCGTCCTGCGCCTCGGGGCTGCTCCAGACGCTCAACCCCGGGCCTCCCGgccccgccgccaccgccgccgccgagCAGCTGTCTCCCGGCGGCCAGCGGCGGAGCCTGTGCGAGTGGATGAGGAAGCCCGCGCAGCAGTCGCTCGGGAGCCAAG TGAAAACCAGGACAAAAGACAAATACCGAGTGGTGTACACAGACCACCAGCGGCTGGAGCTGGAGAAGGAGTTTCACTACAGCCGATACATCACCATCCGCAGGAAGGCTGAGCTAGCCGCCACTCTGGGGCTCTCCGAGAGGCAG GTTAAAATATGGTTTCAGAACCGCAGAGCCAAGGAAAGAAagatcaacaagaagaaattacagcagcagcagcagcagcagcagcagcccccGCCACCAGCACCCCAGCCGCCTCAGCCCCAGTCAGGTCCTTTGAGAAGTGTCCCAGAACCCTTGAGTCCAGTGTCTTCCTTGCAAGGCTCAGTCACTGGCTCTGTCCCTGGGGTTATGGGACACACCGGGGGAGTGTTAAACTCCACTGTCACCCAGTGA
- the CDX2 gene encoding homeobox protein CDX-2 isoform X2 gives MYVSYLLDKDVSMYPSSVRHSGGLNLAPQNFVSPPQYPDYGGYHVAAAAAAAANLDSAQFPGPSWPAAYGAPLREDWNGYAPGGAAAAANAVAHGLNGGSPATAMGYGSPADYHPHHHAHHHPHHPAAAPSCASGLLQTLNPGPPGPAATAAAEQLSPGGQRRSLCEWMRKPAQQSLGSQVKTRTKDKYRVVYTDHQRLELEKEFHYSRYITIRRKAELAATLGLSERLKYGFRTAEPRKERSTRRNYSSSSSSSSSPRHQHPSRLSPSQVL, from the exons ATGTAcgtgagctacctcctggacaAGGACGTGAGCATGTACCCGAGCTCCGTGCGCCACTCCGGCGGCCTCAACCTGGCGCCCCAGAACTTCGTGAGCCCCCCGCAGTACCCGGACTACGGCGGCTACCatgtggcggcggcggcggcggcggccgcgaACTTGGACAGCGCGCAGTTCCCCGGGCCGTCCTGGCCCGCCGCCTATGGCGCCCCGCTCCGGGAGGACTGGAACGGCTACGCGCCCGGGGGCGCAGCGGCCGCCGCCAACGCCGTGGCGCACGGGCTCAACGGCGGCTCCCCGGCTACTGCGATGGGCTATGGCAGCCCCGCCGACTACCACCCGCACCACCACgcgcaccaccacccacaccaccCGGCCGCCGCACCGTCCTGCGCCTCGGGGCTGCTCCAGACGCTCAACCCCGGGCCTCCCGgccccgccgccaccgccgccgccgagCAGCTGTCTCCCGGCGGCCAGCGGCGGAGCCTGTGCGAGTGGATGAGGAAGCCCGCGCAGCAGTCGCTCGGGAGCCAAG TGAAAACCAGGACAAAAGACAAATACCGAGTGGTGTACACAGACCACCAGCGGCTGGAGCTGGAGAAGGAGTTTCACTACAGCCGATACATCACCATCCGCAGGAAGGCTGAGCTAGCCGCCACTCTGGGGCTCTCCGAGAG GTTAAAATATGGTTTCAGAACCGCAGAGCCAAGGAAAGAAagatcaacaagaagaaattacagcagcagcagcagcagcagcagcagcccccGCCACCAGCACCCCAGCCGCCTCAGCCCCAGTCAGGTCCTTTGA